One window of the Leptotrichia hongkongensis genome contains the following:
- the metH gene encoding methionine synthase, producing MKENKYKNSYNLLQNDLKNKILLLDGAMGTMIQQEHLTADDFGGEKYEGCNDYLVLQRPDIIKNIHKGYLEAGSDIIETNSFGALDIVLKDYDLEDKAFEMNKAAAELVNEAIAEYRSEHPEVTRNLYVAGALGPSNKSISVTGGVTFEELIHSYYTAVSGLLAGGVDLILFETIQDTRNLKAAYLGLKKAMEENYTVPLMLSFTIESTGTTLAGQSADAFYYAVNHMNPFSVGLNCATGPEFMTQFLKTLNNISNTYISVYPNAGLPNEDGEYEETPDTLSAKIEPFFQNNYLNIVGGCCGTTPEHIQKIKEKSVNYSPRVIDESKDFNDVSGLITLETPQNRPIYVGERTNVIGSRIFKNLIASEKFDEATEVARLQIKGRADVIDICLANPDRDEVADMKAFLDKVAKFAKVPLMIDSTDINVIKEGLTYLQGKGIINSINLEDGEKKFADMAKVIKDFGASVVVGLIDEEGMAVSVEKKLKVARRSYELLTKKYGIDERDIIFDTLVFPVATGDQKYIGSATATIEAIRQIKAEMPNVKTILGVSNVSFGLPVAGREVLNTYYMQKAYEAGLDYAIVNTEKVMPMDEISDEEKELAENLLFHTNDENVSKFANFYREKKAIQKVVDTSNLTTEEKVSNLVVEGSKKNLIVYLDELLQKYSPIDIINGPLMTGMDEVGRLFNNNDLIVAEVLQSAEVMKASVSHLEQFMEKDESSVKGKVIMATVKGDVHDIGKNLVGIIIGNNGYEVIDLGINTPAEKIREAIIEHKADFLGLSGLLVKSATEMVNTMGVLHEAGIDIPIFVGGAALTEKFTVNKIEPAYKNNIVIYSRDAMTALADLNKMIDEKKFEEFKEYLQKRRELVTIKDAKKLEQLKVKPTVSDIKDADGTFDFSKVELPKYDFEKIYKPQTLNKQIITNIKAKDVFPFINLQMLIGKHLGMKWIVNNLIEKQDPRTIKLYNEILDIIENGDEYFDIKAIYKFFPVRRKAGERKEDFKIEVLSDDLSTVLETFDFPRQKYGQFLSLNDYVSPDGIDYIGFFVATAGEKSRLVSNELKEKGEFYRGHIVNSVGLELAEATSEYIHKMMRQDVGIIDKDISLNEILNAQYQGNRYSFGYPACPDLSDQRKLFNLLKPERYGISLTEEFMMYPEATVSAIVFSQPFCKYFNM from the coding sequence ATGAAAGAAAACAAATACAAAAATTCTTACAATTTATTGCAAAATGATTTAAAAAACAAAATATTACTGCTGGATGGAGCAATGGGGACTATGATTCAGCAGGAACATTTAACTGCCGATGACTTTGGTGGTGAAAAATATGAAGGATGTAATGATTATCTTGTTCTACAAAGACCTGACATTATTAAAAATATTCATAAAGGATATCTGGAGGCTGGGAGTGATATTATTGAAACTAACAGTTTTGGGGCTTTGGATATTGTCTTGAAGGATTATGACTTGGAAGATAAAGCTTTTGAAATGAATAAAGCTGCAGCGGAACTTGTAAATGAAGCTATTGCTGAATATAGAAGCGAACATCCTGAAGTTACTCGAAATCTTTATGTTGCAGGGGCATTAGGGCCTTCTAACAAATCTATCAGCGTTACTGGTGGCGTTACTTTCGAGGAACTTATCCATAGCTATTATACAGCTGTTTCAGGACTTCTTGCTGGTGGCGTGGATTTGATTCTATTTGAAACAATTCAGGATACAAGAAACTTGAAGGCAGCTTATTTGGGGCTTAAAAAGGCAATGGAAGAAAATTATACTGTACCGTTGATGCTATCGTTTACAATCGAAAGTACAGGGACTACACTTGCTGGACAGTCGGCAGACGCTTTTTATTACGCTGTAAATCATATGAATCCATTTTCTGTGGGACTGAACTGTGCAACAGGACCTGAATTTATGACACAATTTTTAAAGACATTGAATAATATTTCAAATACATATATTTCAGTTTACCCAAATGCTGGACTTCCTAACGAAGATGGGGAATACGAGGAAACTCCAGATACATTATCTGCAAAAATTGAGCCGTTTTTCCAAAATAATTATTTAAATATTGTTGGAGGGTGCTGCGGAACTACGCCTGAACATATTCAGAAAATTAAGGAAAAAAGTGTAAACTATTCTCCAAGAGTTATTGATGAAAGCAAAGATTTTAATGATGTATCAGGACTAATTACTCTAGAAACTCCCCAAAACCGTCCAATTTACGTGGGAGAACGTACAAATGTAATTGGTTCACGTATTTTTAAAAACTTAATTGCAAGCGAAAAATTTGACGAGGCTACAGAAGTTGCCAGACTTCAGATTAAGGGGCGTGCAGATGTAATTGATATTTGCCTTGCAAATCCAGACAGGGATGAAGTGGCAGACATGAAAGCTTTCTTAGATAAAGTGGCAAAATTTGCAAAAGTTCCTCTTATGATTGACTCAACTGATATAAATGTTATTAAGGAAGGTCTTACTTACTTACAAGGAAAAGGAATTATAAATTCGATTAACCTTGAAGATGGAGAAAAGAAATTTGCTGATATGGCAAAAGTTATTAAGGATTTTGGGGCTTCTGTCGTTGTGGGACTGATTGATGAGGAAGGAATGGCTGTTTCAGTTGAGAAAAAATTGAAAGTTGCTAGAAGAAGTTACGAACTTCTTACGAAAAAATACGGAATTGATGAAAGAGATATAATTTTTGACACGTTAGTTTTCCCAGTTGCTACAGGAGATCAGAAGTATATTGGCTCTGCCACAGCAACAATTGAGGCAATTAGACAAATTAAAGCTGAAATGCCAAATGTAAAGACAATTTTAGGAGTAAGTAATGTTTCATTTGGACTGCCTGTCGCAGGAAGAGAAGTTTTGAATACTTACTATATGCAAAAAGCCTACGAAGCTGGACTTGACTATGCAATAGTAAATACTGAAAAAGTTATGCCAATGGACGAAATTTCAGATGAAGAAAAGGAATTGGCAGAAAATCTATTATTCCATACAAACGATGAAAATGTATCAAAATTTGCAAACTTCTACCGTGAGAAAAAAGCCATCCAAAAAGTGGTCGATACAAGCAACTTAACTACCGAAGAAAAAGTCTCAAATTTAGTTGTTGAAGGAAGTAAAAAAAATCTGATTGTCTATCTTGATGAATTACTTCAGAAATATTCTCCAATCGACATAATAAACGGTCCTCTGATGACTGGAATGGATGAAGTCGGAAGACTGTTTAACAACAATGACTTAATTGTTGCCGAAGTCCTGCAAAGTGCAGAAGTTATGAAAGCCTCAGTTTCACATCTGGAACAGTTTATGGAAAAAGATGAATCATCTGTAAAAGGAAAAGTAATTATGGCAACGGTAAAAGGGGATGTTCATGACATTGGAAAAAATCTGGTTGGAATAATCATTGGAAATAATGGTTATGAAGTAATCGACTTAGGAATAAATACTCCTGCTGAAAAAATCCGTGAAGCAATTATTGAACATAAAGCAGACTTCTTGGGCCTTTCTGGACTTCTTGTAAAATCTGCCACAGAAATGGTGAATACTATGGGCGTTCTGCATGAAGCTGGTATTGATATTCCAATATTTGTAGGAGGTGCGGCACTTACGGAAAAATTCACTGTAAATAAAATTGAGCCTGCCTACAAAAATAATATCGTAATTTACTCAAGAGATGCAATGACGGCTCTTGCTGACTTAAACAAAATGATTGATGAGAAAAAATTTGAAGAATTTAAGGAATACTTGCAAAAACGTAGAGAACTCGTAACAATTAAAGATGCAAAAAAACTTGAGCAGTTAAAAGTTAAACCAACAGTAAGTGACATTAAGGATGCTGACGGAACATTTGATTTTTCAAAAGTTGAACTTCCAAAATACGACTTTGAAAAAATTTATAAGCCACAAACATTAAATAAACAAATTATAACAAACATAAAAGCAAAAGATGTATTCCCATTCATAAATTTACAAATGTTAATTGGAAAACACCTTGGAATGAAATGGATTGTAAATAATCTAATTGAAAAGCAAGATCCTAGAACAATAAAATTATACAATGAAATTTTGGATATTATCGAAAATGGTGATGAATATTTTGATATAAAAGCTATCTACAAGTTTTTCCCTGTACGTCGAAAAGCTGGAGAAAGAAAGGAAGATTTCAAAATCGAAGTTTTATCAGATGACTTGTCAACTGTTCTAGAAACATTTGATTTCCCAAGACAAAAATACGGACAGTTTTTATCATTAAATGATTATGTAAGCCCAGATGGAATTGACTACATCGGATTCTTCGTTGCAACTGCAGGAGAAAAATCAAGACTTGTTTCAAATGAACTTAAAGAAAAAGGTGAATTTTACAGAGGGCATATTGTAAACTCTGTAGGACTTGAACTTGCTGAAGCAACATCAGAATACATTCACAAAATGATGCGTCAGGATGTAGGAATTATTGACAAGGACATCTCCTTAAACGAAATTTTAAACGCTCAGTATCAAGGAAACCGTTACTCTTTCGGATACCCAGCCTGCCCAGATTTAAGTGACCAGAGAAAATTATTTAATTTATTGAAACCAGAAAGATACGGAATCTCTCTAACAGAAGAGTTTATGATGTACCCAGAAGCTACAGTAAGTGCGATTGTATTCTCACAGCCATTCTGTAAATATTTTAATATGTAG
- a CDS encoding thioredoxin domain-containing protein yields the protein MRKIIKFEKNDCNPCAMVSDLLDKKGIEYERINPFDNPEIAVKYKIRSVPTVILFEENEEIKRTIGFKPEEINEIISMM from the coding sequence ATGAGAAAAATTATAAAATTTGAAAAAAATGATTGTAATCCATGTGCAATGGTATCTGACTTATTAGATAAAAAAGGAATAGAATATGAAAGAATAAATCCATTTGACAATCCAGAGATTGCTGTAAAATATAAAATAAGAAGTGTTCCAACAGTAATTTTATTTGAAGAAAACGAAGAAATAAAAAGAACGATTGGATTTAAGCCAGAAGAAATCAATGAAATTATCTCAATGATGTAA
- the nrdI gene encoding class Ib ribonucleoside-diphosphate reductase assembly flavoprotein NrdI, with amino-acid sequence MYIYYDSKTGNVERFIKKIQAQRPDWHFIKINPTMVIKNEGHFLTFTTKIGEIPVTTNEFLQNENNSKLLKSVSSSGNRNWGQFFALAADKIQQKYKIPVLMKFELSGTNTEVENYIDYLENN; translated from the coding sequence ATGTATATATATTACGATTCAAAAACAGGAAATGTTGAACGATTCATAAAAAAAATACAAGCCCAACGTCCAGACTGGCATTTTATAAAGATAAATCCAACTATGGTAATCAAAAATGAAGGACATTTTCTGACATTTACAACAAAAATTGGAGAAATTCCAGTAACAACAAATGAATTTCTGCAAAATGAAAACAACAGCAAACTATTAAAATCAGTAAGTTCCAGCGGAAACAGAAACTGGGGACAATTTTTCGCACTAGCAGCTGATAAAATTCAGCAAAAATACAAAATTCCAGTATTAATGAAATTTGAATTGTCAGGAACAAATACGGAAGTAGAAAATTATATAGATTATTTGGAAAATAATTAA
- the nrdE gene encoding class 1b ribonucleoside-diphosphate reductase subunit alpha → MVDKRAKKWIYLNNEIMVKQGEDFQLEKDKEAVYSYFVDYVNKNTVFFHNLEEKMRYLIKNDYYIDFYEMYSHDEIKEVFKLVYDKKFRFASFMSASKFYQSYALMDDSGEKFLERYEDRVATVSLYLAQGDVEKAKEYALMLINQEYQPATPTFLNSGKKRSGELVSCFLDEMGDNLSGIGYVFDSSMKLSSIGGGVSINLSKVRARGESIKGVEGRASGVLPIMKILEDIFSYANQLGQRAGAGAVYLNVFHSDINEFLDSKKINVDEKIRIKSLSIGVIVPDKFMQLAMEDEVCYTFNPHTVFLEYGQYLDEMDMNEMYEKLVDNPNVKKKKINARELLVKISQTQKESGYPYLFFKDNANREHALKEIGTVKFSNLCTEIMQLSEVSDINAYYEEDTIRRGISCNLGSLNIATVMENKRIKEATKAAIDSLTMVSDLTNIDIVPSIKKANDELHSVGLGAMNLHGYLAKNFIMYESKEALDFCNVFFMMVNFYSLERSMEIAKEKGETFKDFEKSEYANGNYFDKYITKEYMPQTEKIKQLFEGIYIPTKEDWANLKEQVMKHGVYNAYRMAIAPNQSTSYIMNSTASVMPVVDTIEVREYGDSTTFYPMPYLTNDNYFFYKSAYDMDQKNILKLISVIQRHVDQGISTILYTKSTDSTRDLARLYIYAHRLGLKSLYYTRTRKATIEECISCSV, encoded by the coding sequence ATGGTAGATAAAAGAGCAAAAAAATGGATATACCTAAATAACGAGATAATGGTAAAGCAAGGGGAGGATTTTCAGCTTGAGAAAGATAAGGAGGCTGTTTATTCGTATTTTGTGGATTATGTGAACAAAAATACGGTGTTTTTTCATAACCTTGAGGAAAAGATGAGATATTTGATAAAAAATGATTATTATATTGATTTTTATGAGATGTATAGCCATGATGAGATAAAGGAAGTGTTTAAGCTGGTTTATGATAAAAAGTTCAGGTTTGCTTCGTTTATGAGTGCATCGAAATTTTATCAAAGTTATGCTTTGATGGATGATTCTGGGGAGAAATTTTTGGAAAGATATGAAGACAGGGTTGCGACAGTTTCGCTTTATTTGGCACAGGGAGATGTTGAAAAAGCGAAAGAGTACGCTTTGATGTTGATAAATCAAGAATATCAGCCTGCTACGCCAACTTTTTTAAATTCTGGAAAAAAACGTTCTGGGGAGCTTGTTTCTTGTTTTCTTGATGAAATGGGAGATAATTTGAGCGGGATTGGATATGTTTTTGATTCTTCAATGAAACTTTCTTCAATTGGTGGAGGAGTTTCGATTAACCTTTCTAAAGTAAGAGCAAGAGGAGAGTCAATAAAAGGCGTTGAAGGCAGAGCTTCTGGAGTTTTACCAATTATGAAGATTTTAGAGGATATTTTTTCGTATGCAAATCAATTAGGACAAAGAGCTGGAGCTGGAGCGGTTTATTTGAATGTATTCCATTCTGACATTAATGAATTTTTGGATAGTAAAAAAATAAATGTAGATGAAAAAATCAGGATAAAATCATTGTCAATCGGAGTTATTGTTCCAGATAAATTTATGCAGCTGGCAATGGAAGATGAAGTTTGTTACACATTTAATCCACACACAGTATTCCTTGAATATGGGCAATATCTGGATGAGATGGATATGAATGAAATGTATGAAAAACTGGTTGATAATCCAAATGTTAAAAAGAAAAAAATAAACGCAAGGGAACTTCTTGTGAAAATTTCTCAAACTCAAAAAGAAAGTGGATACCCTTATTTATTCTTTAAAGATAACGCAAATAGGGAGCATGCATTAAAAGAAATCGGAACAGTTAAGTTCTCAAATTTGTGTACTGAAATTATGCAATTATCAGAAGTTTCAGACATTAATGCTTACTATGAAGAAGACACGATAAGACGTGGAATTTCATGTAATTTAGGTTCATTGAATATTGCAACAGTAATGGAAAACAAAAGAATAAAAGAAGCTACAAAAGCGGCAATTGATTCACTTACAATGGTATCAGACTTAACAAACATTGATATTGTTCCGTCAATAAAAAAAGCAAACGACGAGCTGCACTCAGTAGGGCTGGGAGCAATGAACCTGCACGGATACTTGGCTAAAAACTTTATTATGTATGAAAGCAAGGAAGCGCTTGACTTCTGTAACGTATTCTTTATGATGGTAAACTTCTATTCATTGGAACGTTCAATGGAAATTGCAAAAGAAAAAGGCGAAACTTTCAAGGACTTTGAAAAATCTGAATACGCCAATGGAAACTATTTTGACAAATACATTACAAAAGAATACATGCCACAAACAGAAAAAATAAAACAGCTATTTGAAGGAATCTACATCCCAACAAAAGAAGACTGGGCAAACCTAAAAGAACAGGTAATGAAACACGGAGTCTACAACGCCTACCGAATGGCAATCGCTCCAAACCAGTCAACATCCTACATAATGAACTCTACAGCCTCAGTAATGCCAGTAGTTGACACAATCGAAGTAAGAGAATACGGAGACAGCACAACTTTCTACCCAATGCCATACCTGACAAACGACAACTACTTCTTCTATAAGTCAGCATACGATATGGATCAAAAAAATATCTTGAAACTAATTTCTGTAATCCAAAGACACGTAGATCAAGGAATTTCAACTATCTTGTATACAAAGAGTACAGACAGCACTAGAGATTTGGCTAGACTTTATATTTATGCACATAGGCTGGGGTTGAAGTCGCTTTATTATACTCGAACTAGGAAGGCTACGATTGAGGAGTGTATAAGTTGCTCGGTGTAA
- a CDS encoding Abi family protein: MDKPFKTFKEQVEILNGENGGKLRVKTDEKTIYCLMRYNYYSIINFYKEPFLKGKDLNGNDIYKSEVHFNHLKALYDFDKSLRMLFFDILTQLERAFKTAIAYYYLECYTNKESYSELDNYYVGIRNENTHLISHLVKKLNFLRNNKSNSIIKHYSTTKDNIPFWIVINFFTFGEMSRFYLILEHRVQNKIISHFRNLYKMSTQIYLN, from the coding sequence ATGGATAAGCCATTTAAAACTTTTAAGGAACAAGTTGAGATTTTAAATGGAGAAAACGGAGGTAAATTACGGGTAAAAACTGATGAGAAAACAATTTATTGTTTAATGAGGTATAATTATTATTCTATCATAAATTTTTACAAAGAACCTTTTTTAAAAGGGAAAGATTTAAACGGAAATGATATTTATAAATCGGAAGTTCATTTTAATCATTTGAAAGCATTGTATGATTTTGATAAAAGTTTGAGAATGTTGTTTTTTGATATTTTGACACAATTGGAAAGAGCTTTTAAAACGGCAATTGCATATTATTATTTGGAATGCTATACAAATAAAGAAAGTTATTCGGAACTTGATAATTATTATGTTGGAATTAGAAATGAAAATACACATCTTATTTCACATTTAGTAAAAAAACTAAATTTTTTAAGAAATAACAAAAGCAATAGTATAATAAAGCATTATAGTACAACAAAAGATAATATACCATTTTGGATAGTAATTAATTTTTTTACATTTGGAGAAATGAGCAGGTTTTATTTGATTTTAGAGCATAGAGTACAAAATAAAATAATAAGCCATTTTAGAAATTTGTATAAAATGAGTACACAAATTTACCTAAATTAA
- a CDS encoding type II toxin-antitoxin system RelB/DinJ family antitoxin translates to MATVNTSIKIDEETKKEAQELFKDLGLSLSTAINIFLKQAIREKGIPFYINSLPENSELAQAFEEAKQIKKNPSNYKSYSSPEEMFKDVLGEDYEG, encoded by the coding sequence ATGGCAACAGTTAATACAAGTATAAAGATAGATGAAGAAACTAAAAAAGAAGCACAGGAATTATTTAAAGATTTAGGATTAAGTCTTAGTACAGCAATTAATATATTTTTGAAACAAGCTATAAGAGAAAAAGGCATACCATTTTATATAAATTCTTTACCTGAAAATTCAGAATTGGCTCAAGCATTTGAAGAAGCTAAACAAATTAAGAAAAATCCTTCAAATTATAAATCGTACAGTAGTCCAGAAGAAATGTTTAAAGATGTCTTGGGAGAAGATTATGAGGGGTAA
- a CDS encoding type II toxin-antitoxin system YafQ family toxin, with protein MRGKKEEYKYSIILTGKFKKHLKNLKKQKKDLKLLESIISILAKGEKLPPKNKDHKLVNNYDGARECHITPDWLLIYEIVEDKLILILLASGSHSELF; from the coding sequence ATGAGGGGTAAAAAAGAAGAGTATAAATATTCTATTATTCTTACTGGGAAATTTAAAAAACATTTAAAAAATCTAAAAAAACAGAAAAAAGATTTAAAATTATTGGAAAGTATAATCTCAATATTAGCAAAAGGAGAGAAACTTCCTCCTAAAAACAAGGATCATAAATTAGTCAATAATTATGATGGGGCAAGAGAATGTCACATAACTCCAGATTGGTTATTAATCTATGAGATAGTTGAAGATAAATTAATATTGATTTTATTAGCATCAGGTAGTCATAGTGAACTATTCTAA